One part of the Vicia villosa cultivar HV-30 ecotype Madison, WI linkage group LG6, Vvil1.0, whole genome shotgun sequence genome encodes these proteins:
- the LOC131612044 gene encoding protein PIN-LIKES 6 encodes MMGTMERLLSALENENRGGESVLGSIKIAVLPIVKVFTMCFLGLLMASKYVNILPASGRRLLNGLVFSLLLPCLIFSQLGQAVTLQKMLDWWFIPMNVVLSSISGSVIGFIVASIVRPPYPFFKFTIIHIGIGNIGNVPLVLIGALCRDPNNPFGDSLKCSTDGTAYISFGQWVGAIILYTYVFNMLAPPPEGTFDIDHERLPLKNSTPKSDGPPEEAPLIAQEEEEENNLAGSSNSGKSKIKLILALIYDKLKLKQILQPPIIASILAMTLGAVPFLKKLILTPDAPLFFFTDSCMILGEAMIPCILLALGGNLIDGPGSSKLGFRTTAAIVFARLVLVPPVGLGIVMLADKLGFLPPNDKMFRFVLLLQHSMPTSVLSGAVANLRGCGREAAAVLFWVHIFAVISMAGWIVLYLSILF; translated from the exons ATGATGGGAACAATGGAGAGATTACTGTCGGCTCTGGAAAATGAGAATCGAGGAGGAGAATCAGTGTTGGGGTCAATCAAAATAGCGGTTTTGCCGATAGTTAAAGTTTTCACTATGTGTTTTTTAGGTCTTCTTATGGCTTCTAAGTATGTTAATATCTTGCCTGCTTCTGGAAGAAGGCTTTTGAATGGG CTGGTTTTTTCATTGTTGCTACCTTGTTTGATATTCTCTCAGTTAGGGCAAGCTGTTACTTTACAGAAGATGCTTGACTG GTGGTTTATTCCAATGAATGTTGTCTTGAGTTCAATTTCAGGCTCGGTAATTGGTTTTATAGTTGCCTCAATTGTTCGTCCACCATACCCTTTCTTCAAGTTCACCATTATCCATATTGGAATCG GGAATATTGGGAATGTGCCTCTTGTCCTGATTGGTGCTTTATGTCGTGACCCAAATAATCCCTTCGGAGATTCTCTTAAATGTAGCACAGATGGAACTGCCTATATTTCATTCGGCCAATGG GTTGGTGCTATCATCCTGTACACTTACGTATTCAATATGTTGGCACCTCCTCCAGAGGGGACTTTTGACATCGATCATGAAAGGCTTCCCCTAAAGAACAGTACTCCAAAGAGTGACGGTCCACCGGAAGAAGCACCATTGATTgctcaggaggaggaggaggaaaatAATTTAGCAGGTTCAAGCAATTCAGGGAAGTCAAAG ATTAAACTTATATTAGCACTCATATACGACAAGTTGAAGCTTAAGCAAATTCTTCAACCCCCTATCATTGCATCA ATTCTAGCCATGACACTTGGTGCAGTCCCATTTCTGAAGAAACTGATCCTTACGCCCGATGCTCCACTATTCTTCTTCACCGACAGTTGCATGATTCTTGG GGAGGCCATGATTCCTTGCATTCTGTTGGCCTTAGGAGGCAACCTTATCGACG GACCTGGAAGTTCGAAACTTGGTTTTCGAACAACTGCTGCTATTGTTTTTGCGCGGTTAGTTTTAGTGCCTCCTGTTGGACTTGGAATTGTAATGTTGGCTGACAAGCTCGGCTTTCTTCCCCCCAATGATAAGATGTTTCGATTTGTTCTACTACTTCAGCATTCAATGCCAACATCTGTCCTTTCAG GTGCTGTTGCTAATTTAAGAGGGTGTGGAAGAGAGGCAGCTGCTGTTTTATTCTGGGTCCATATCTTTGCTGTAATATCAATGGCTGGATGGATTGTTCTATACCTTAGCATACTCTTCTGA